The following are encoded in a window of bacterium (Candidatus Blackallbacteria) CG13_big_fil_rev_8_21_14_2_50_49_14 genomic DNA:
- a CDS encoding YggS family pyridoxal phosphate-dependent enzyme, with translation MPDPSLIAENIQAVRARMQAACERVGRAPDAVQLMLVTKTVAVERIRAALACGEFLLGENKVQEALPKAEALHESPAIWHFIGHLQTNKVKDVLRFARLVQSVDRLDLAQKLNQRLAAENRKLEILIQVNTSYEESKFGVAPDQALELIQRVAELPHLQIRGLMTIGLFSEQEAPVRDCFKRLRNLQAEAQILNLPGTDWETLSMGMSGDFEWAIEEGATLVRVGSRIFGAR, from the coding sequence ATGCCTGACCCTTCTTTGATTGCTGAAAATATTCAAGCGGTGCGTGCGCGCATGCAGGCCGCCTGCGAGCGTGTGGGGCGTGCTCCCGATGCAGTACAGCTGATGCTGGTAACCAAGACCGTGGCTGTGGAGCGGATTCGCGCCGCTTTGGCCTGTGGGGAGTTCCTCTTGGGAGAAAACAAGGTGCAAGAGGCTTTGCCCAAGGCCGAGGCTTTGCATGAAAGCCCTGCGATCTGGCATTTTATCGGGCATTTGCAAACCAACAAGGTCAAAGATGTCTTGCGTTTTGCCCGCCTGGTTCAATCGGTGGATCGCCTGGACTTGGCGCAAAAGCTCAATCAACGTCTGGCGGCTGAAAATCGCAAGCTGGAGATTCTGATTCAGGTCAATACCTCCTATGAAGAGAGCAAATTTGGGGTCGCCCCCGATCAGGCACTTGAACTGATTCAGCGGGTGGCAGAACTTCCCCATTTGCAGATCCGGGGCCTGATGACGATTGGACTTTTTTCGGAGCAGGAAGCACCCGTACGGGATTGTTTCAAGCGCCTGCGGAATTTGCAGGCTGAAGCCCAGATCTTGAATCTGCCGGGGACGGATTGGGAAACCCTTTCCATGGGCATGTCTGGAGACTTTGAATGGGCGATTGAAGAAGGGGCGACTTTGGTGCGGGTGGGCTCCCGTATTTTTGGGGCCCGCTAA
- a CDS encoding FAD-dependent oxidoreductase gives MPVKPAHIVIIGGGFGGLYAAQNLKQAPARMTLIDRRNFHLFQPLLYQVATGGLSPANISAPLRAILKKQKNTAVLLAEVQAIDPANRQVHFSDGESLSYDYLVVATGASHNYFGNAHWEPHAPGLKTIEDATEIRRRVLLAFESAERETDPERRKAWLRFVVVGGGPTGVELAGALGEIAHETLRDNFRQIDPAQAEILLVEAGERILAPYAPELSEKARQSLEKLGVQVLLKTAVTEIQAGQITLKQASETQLATHTVLWGAGVQASPLGQVLAQATGVELDRAGRVKVAPDLSVPGYPEIFVIGDLACVMQAGKQVPGVAPAAMQEGKYVARLLRQKLADPQAQTTPFHYLDKGSMATIGRSLAVVQVGNLKFSGFVAWGMWLFIHILYLVEFTNRLLVLLQWGWNYLSRNRSARLITGEQTLPFQTPIVSSEAKELSPRV, from the coding sequence ATGCCTGTCAAACCGGCACATATTGTTATTATCGGCGGGGGTTTCGGAGGGCTTTATGCCGCTCAGAATCTGAAACAGGCCCCAGCCCGAATGACCCTGATCGACCGTCGCAACTTTCACCTTTTTCAACCGCTGCTTTATCAAGTGGCGACAGGCGGCCTTTCTCCCGCCAATATCTCAGCCCCTTTGCGCGCCATTCTGAAAAAACAGAAAAATACCGCTGTGCTTTTGGCCGAGGTTCAAGCCATTGATCCTGCCAACCGTCAGGTGCATTTCAGCGATGGCGAAAGTTTAAGCTATGACTATCTCGTGGTGGCCACCGGGGCCAGCCATAATTATTTTGGCAATGCCCATTGGGAACCCCATGCTCCCGGTTTAAAAACCATTGAAGATGCCACTGAAATTCGCCGCCGGGTTTTGCTGGCTTTTGAATCCGCAGAACGCGAAACTGATCCTGAACGGCGCAAAGCCTGGCTGCGTTTCGTCGTGGTGGGCGGCGGGCCCACAGGGGTTGAACTGGCTGGGGCCTTGGGTGAAATTGCCCATGAGACCTTGCGGGATAATTTTCGCCAGATCGATCCGGCCCAAGCTGAAATTCTTTTGGTAGAAGCCGGAGAGCGGATTTTAGCGCCCTATGCGCCTGAACTTTCAGAAAAAGCGCGGCAGTCGCTTGAAAAATTGGGGGTTCAGGTTTTGCTTAAAACGGCGGTGACTGAGATCCAGGCCGGTCAGATTACCCTCAAACAGGCAAGCGAGACTCAGCTTGCGACACATACCGTGCTTTGGGGCGCAGGGGTTCAGGCCTCTCCGCTGGGGCAGGTTTTGGCGCAGGCCACCGGTGTTGAATTGGACCGGGCTGGGCGGGTCAAGGTCGCGCCTGACTTGAGCGTACCTGGGTATCCTGAAATTTTCGTCATTGGCGATTTGGCCTGTGTCATGCAGGCTGGTAAACAGGTTCCTGGGGTGGCTCCTGCGGCGATGCAAGAGGGCAAATACGTGGCGCGTTTACTGCGTCAGAAATTGGCAGATCCTCAGGCCCAAACCACGCCTTTTCATTATCTCGACAAGGGCAGTATGGCCACGATTGGGCGTTCCCTGGCTGTGGTTCAGGTGGGCAATTTGAAATTTTCTGGGTTTGTGGCCTGGGGCATGTGGCTGTTTATCCATATTCTCTATTTGGTGGAATTTACCAACCGTCTGCTGGTGCTTTTGCAATGGGGTTGGAATTATCTCTCGCGTAACCGTTCAGCGCGCTTGATTACAGGAGAGCAAACCCTGCCCTTTCAAACCCCCATCGTATCGAGCGAGGCCAAGGAACTCAGCCCCCGGGTTTAA
- a CDS encoding YraN family protein: MSSLSETNQRKLGNTGESLARSWLESQGYVCLAQNVYTRQGELDLVMQEGETLVFVEVKLRRSARQGSPLEAITPLKQSRLIQAARYYLFKHPHQGPLRFDALGLQKQSDGTLVYTHIKNAIQSD, from the coding sequence ATGTCCAGTCTTTCAGAAACGAATCAGCGTAAGCTTGGAAATACCGGTGAATCACTGGCACGTTCCTGGCTGGAATCGCAAGGTTATGTTTGTCTGGCGCAAAATGTCTATACCCGCCAGGGAGAATTGGATCTGGTCATGCAGGAAGGTGAAACCTTGGTTTTTGTAGAGGTCAAATTGAGGCGTTCAGCCCGTCAGGGGAGCCCCCTGGAAGCGATCACGCCGCTCAAACAATCCCGTTTGATTCAGGCGGCCAGATATTATCTGTTCAAACATCCGCATCAGGGCCCGCTTCGCTTTGATGCGCTCGGTTTGCAGAAACAGAGCGATGGCACGCTCGTATATACCCATATCAAAAATGCCATACAAAGCGATTGA
- a CDS encoding amidohydrolase, with amino-acid sequence MSDHLRKTVRQALQTHLPTAQKIALEIHAHPELKYQEFYASQRLSEILEKAGLSVEKPFGKLETAFCARMGSAPGPKVAILAEYDALPEIGHACGHNLIAASALAAGLALAEIRTELPGQILIMGTPAEETGGGKIRLIEAGAFEGVDAAMMFHPFDQNLLGLDSLAMHILQIDFTGRPSHAAMAPWDGNSALTGLIQTFNLIDSQRIHFHDGTRIHGIITDGGQATNIIPETASARFSLRARKSDYLDQVVVPRIMRCAEAAALATGTEVKLTLEKGYKNMVNNWPLAQRFGHFLQERGIQAPQTDPESGIGSTDMGDVSQVVPSIHPYLGICAKGESSCHQHRFAELAASPSGLQAIELAAESLALTALDVLLDQNLRAEIKAAFQGREGFDK; translated from the coding sequence ATGTCGGATCATTTACGCAAAACCGTACGTCAGGCCCTTCAAACCCATTTGCCCACCGCTCAGAAAATCGCCTTGGAGATTCACGCTCATCCAGAATTGAAATACCAGGAATTTTATGCCAGTCAACGCCTAAGCGAAATCCTTGAAAAAGCGGGGCTGAGTGTTGAAAAGCCCTTTGGCAAACTTGAAACGGCTTTCTGTGCCCGCATGGGTAGCGCCCCAGGCCCCAAAGTCGCTATCTTGGCAGAATACGATGCCCTGCCTGAAATTGGCCATGCCTGTGGGCACAACCTGATTGCAGCCTCAGCGCTGGCCGCTGGTCTGGCCCTGGCTGAAATTCGTACTGAATTGCCCGGTCAAATTTTAATCATGGGAACCCCTGCTGAAGAAACCGGGGGCGGAAAAATTCGTCTGATTGAAGCAGGTGCTTTTGAAGGGGTGGACGCAGCCATGATGTTTCACCCCTTTGACCAAAATCTTTTGGGCCTGGATTCCTTGGCCATGCATATTCTGCAAATCGATTTCACAGGCCGCCCCAGCCACGCCGCCATGGCCCCCTGGGATGGGAACAGTGCCTTGACAGGCTTGATTCAAACCTTCAATTTAATCGATTCCCAGCGCATTCATTTCCACGATGGCACCCGCATTCACGGGATTATTACCGATGGGGGCCAAGCCACCAATATTATTCCCGAAACCGCCAGTGCACGCTTTTCTCTGCGGGCCCGCAAATCTGATTACCTCGATCAGGTGGTGGTTCCCCGCATCATGCGCTGTGCAGAAGCAGCCGCCCTCGCCACCGGCACCGAAGTTAAACTGACGCTGGAAAAAGGCTATAAAAACATGGTCAATAACTGGCCGCTGGCACAAAGGTTTGGACACTTCCTGCAAGAGCGGGGAATTCAGGCCCCACAAACCGATCCTGAATCTGGCATTGGCAGCACAGATATGGGTGATGTCAGCCAGGTCGTGCCCTCTATTCACCCCTATCTGGGCATTTGTGCCAAGGGAGAAAGCAGTTGCCACCAACACCGCTTCGCAGAACTGGCAGCCAGCCCAAGTGGGCTTCAGGCAATAGAACTGGCGGCAGAGTCCTTGGCACTCACCGCCCTGGATGTCTTATTGGATCAAAATCTCAGGGCTGAAATCAAGGCTGCTTTTCAGGGCAGAGAAGGCTTTGACAAATAA
- a CDS encoding 2-amino-3-carboxymuconate-6-semialdehyde decarboxylase: protein MKIDIHTHIMPEKMPNFVEKFGYQGFLELHHHAPGKALMVKNGKVFREIESNCWDPAVRLLECDQHAVDVQVLSTIPVLFNYWAVPEDALEVSRFLNDHLAEVVRTHPKRFVALGTLPLQDPDLAIQELERCIHELGFAGIEIGTHVNDWNLDEPALFSVLEACQDLGAAVFVHPWDMRGVKTLQKYWLPWLVAMPFETAAAICSLIFGGVMERLPKLRLAFAHGGGSFPCLVGRIEHGFQVRPDLCAVNPIRNPREYLGQFWVDSLVHDTLSMQTLIDVFGENRIILGSDYPFPLGEQIPGTLIESMPQFTPQIREKLLAGNALEWLGREAGHFCCN from the coding sequence CGAAAAAATGCCGAATTTTGTTGAAAAATTCGGCTATCAAGGTTTTCTCGAACTGCACCACCACGCCCCCGGCAAAGCCCTGATGGTCAAAAATGGCAAAGTTTTCCGTGAAATTGAGAGCAATTGCTGGGACCCCGCCGTGCGCCTGCTGGAATGCGATCAGCACGCCGTAGATGTGCAGGTGCTTTCTACGATTCCGGTTTTATTCAACTACTGGGCAGTCCCCGAAGACGCACTCGAAGTTTCACGTTTTCTCAATGACCATCTGGCCGAAGTCGTGCGCACGCATCCCAAACGCTTCGTCGCTCTGGGAACGCTGCCTCTGCAAGACCCCGACCTGGCAATTCAAGAGCTGGAGCGCTGCATTCATGAGCTGGGCTTCGCAGGGATTGAAATTGGCACCCATGTCAATGATTGGAACCTCGATGAACCCGCTCTTTTCTCGGTTCTGGAAGCCTGTCAGGATCTGGGAGCTGCTGTGTTTGTACACCCCTGGGATATGCGGGGGGTCAAAACCCTTCAGAAATACTGGTTGCCCTGGCTGGTGGCCATGCCCTTTGAAACCGCTGCCGCGATCTGCTCTCTGATCTTTGGGGGTGTGATGGAACGTTTGCCCAAATTGCGTTTGGCCTTCGCCCACGGGGGCGGCTCATTCCCCTGTCTGGTGGGGCGGATTGAACACGGCTTTCAGGTGCGTCCGGATCTTTGTGCGGTAAATCCGATCCGCAATCCGCGCGAATATCTTGGCCAATTCTGGGTTGATTCCCTGGTTCACGATACCCTCTCGATGCAAACTCTGATCGATGTCTTTGGCGAAAACCGAATTATTCTCGGCAGTGATTATCCCTTCCCGCTGGGAGAGCAGATCCCCGGCACGCTGATCGAATCCATGCCCCAGTTTACGCCTCAGATCCGTGAGAAATTGCTGGCCGGCAATGCCCTGGAATGGTTGGGAAGAGAAGCAGGACATTTCTGCTGTAATTGA